The following coding sequences lie in one Halomonas sp. 'Soap Lake #6' genomic window:
- a CDS encoding response regulator transcription factor, with amino-acid sequence MAKVLVVDDEPNIVLSLEFLMEQAGFEVVTAEDGEQALEQVSAASPDLLLLDISLPGMSGFDVLERLRSQDATAQLPIIMLTAHGRDVEREKGMALGADDYITKPFSTQSLVEKVKALLAEDQP; translated from the coding sequence ATGGCCAAAGTGCTTGTGGTCGACGATGAACCGAACATTGTTCTGTCATTAGAGTTTCTAATGGAACAGGCAGGTTTTGAGGTAGTCACCGCCGAAGATGGTGAACAGGCTTTGGAGCAAGTTAGCGCTGCCTCGCCAGACCTGTTGCTACTGGACATTAGCCTTCCGGGCATGAGCGGTTTTGATGTACTTGAACGCCTGCGTAGCCAAGATGCCACAGCCCAGTTGCCGATTATTATGCTCACCGCCCATGGGCGCGATGTAGAACGGGAAAAGGGTATGGCCCTGGGCGCGGATGACTACATTACTAAACCCTTCTCGACCCAATCTCTGGTTGAAAAAGTCAAAGCGCTACTGGCTGAGGATCAGCCATGA